Proteins from a genomic interval of Benincasa hispida cultivar B227 chromosome 7, ASM972705v1, whole genome shotgun sequence:
- the LOC120081486 gene encoding sphinganine C4-monooxygenase 2 gives MGSVISDQILGTFVPILVYWLYSGFYILLGSFENYRLHSKKDEQEKNLVSKSTVVRGVFLQQTIQAVVAILLFKVTENDGEVAAGSKSWLTIVVQFIVAMLVLDTWQYFIHRYMHQNKFLYKHVHSQHHRLVVPYAFGALYNHPLEGLLLDTIGGALSFLVSGMSPRVSIFFFSFATIKTVDDHCGLWLPGNLFHVFFRNNSAYHDVHHQLYGSKYNFSQPFFVTWDRIFGTYMPYSLEKRAGGGFEARVKED, from the exons ATGGGTTCTGTAATCTCTGATCAAATTTTGGGAACTTTTGTACCAATTCTGGTTTATTGGCTATATTCTGGGTTTTATATTCTTCTTGGCTCATTTGAGAACTACCGGTTGCACTCCAAGAAAGATGAGCAGGAGAAGAACTTAGTGTCCAAAAGCACTGTGGTTAGAGGCGTTTTCCTTCAACAGACTATTCAAGCAGTCGTTGCAATCCTTTTGTTTAAG GTGACTGAAAATGATGGGGAGGTTGCTGCAGGTTCAAAATCTTGGCTAACAATCGTAGTTCAGTTTATTGTTGCGATGCTGGTGTTGGACACTTGGCAGTATTTTATTCACAGATACATGCATCAGAACAAGTTTCTATACAAGCACGTCCATTCCCAGCATCACCGTTTGGTTGTACCTTATGCATTTGGAGCTTTATACAATCATCCGTTGGAGGGTCTTCTCCTTGACACAATTGGTGGGGCTTTATCTTTTCTCGTTTCTGGGATGTCACCTCGagtttccatctttttcttttcctttgccACCATCAAAACAGTGGATGACCATTGTGGATTATGGCTTCCTGGGAACCTTTTCCATGTGTTCTTCAGAAACAATTCTGCATATCATGATGTCCATCACCAGCTATATGGCAGTAAGTATAACTTTTCGCAGCCATTTTTTGTTACATGGGATAGAATATTTGGCACCTATATGCCTTACTCATTAGAGAAGAGAGCAGGGGGTGGTTTCGAAGCACGAGTTAAGGAAGATTAG
- the LOC120081487 gene encoding ran guanine nucleotide release factor — protein MPADFCSERGLFGGAIVSTFPLRFQDVSNIRQVPDHQEVFVDPSRDESLIFELLDFKHDVCDNGSAVWFLQDLATEQDAEGSVVIEQSGVIEAPGLCYGNIPSVVTTAVGQMSISKGRQGREAQNIVRVYLANLRLKGVGTDVLISAYEPIVINPLSESASSVGSGLATPASQSGCMPMAEVFKLAVSSFKVYDWSLFGTSA, from the exons ATGCCGGCAGATTTCTGTTCAGAGCGTGGTTTGTTCGGGGGGGCTATAGTTAGCACATTCCCTCTTAGATTCCAG GACGTGAGCAACATCCGGCAAGTCCCTGATCATCAG GAAGTGTTTGTGGATCCATCTCGGGATGAAAGCTTGATCTTTGAGCTTTTAGATTTTAAGCATGATGTTTGTGACAATGGAAGTGCTGTTTGGTTCCTTCAAGACCTTGCCACTGAGCAGGATGCTGAAGGAAGCGTG GTGATTGAGCAATCCGGGGTGATCGAGGCACCTGGACTATGTTATGGTAATATACCTTCTGTAGTTACAACTGCCGTTGGCCAAATG TCAATTTCAAAGGGCCGGCAAGGAAGAGAAGCTCAAAATATTGTCAGG GTTTATTTGGCGAATCTTCGTCTGAAAGGAGTTGGTACAGATGTGCTAATCTCTGCTTATGAACCCATTGTCATAAA TCCTTTGAGCGAAAGTGCTAGTTCAGTTGGCTCTGGTTTGGCCACTCCTGCCTCACAATCCGGATGCATGCCAATGGCTGAAGTATTCAAACTCGCAGTTTCCAGCTTTAAAGTCTACGACTGGAGCCTTTTCGGCACATCTGCCTAA